The DNA segment GGGCAGCCTCACCCCGGGTCACCCCGAGGTCGATCACACCCCCGGCGTCGAGATCACCACCGGCCCACTGGGGCAGGGCCTCTCCACCGCGGTGGGGATGGCCATGGCCGAGCGGCAGCTCGCCCTGCGCTTCAACCGCGAGGGCAAGACCGTCATCGACCACCTCACCTGGGTCATCGCCTCCGACGGTGATCTCATGGAGGGCGTCGCCTCGGAGGCCGCTTCCCTCGCCGGGCACCTGCAACTCGGCAAGCTCATCGCCTTCTGGGACGACAACTCGATCACCATCGACGGGCGCACCGACATCACCTTCACCGAGGACGTCGAGCGGCGCTTCGAGGCCTACGGCTGGCACGTGCAGCGGGTCTCGGACGGCGAGGACCTCGAGGCCCTCTTCGAGGCGGCCGAGAGGGCCAAGGCCGATCCCCGCCCCAGCCTCATCGCGGTGAAGACCGTCATCGGCTACCCGGCGCCGAAGAAGCAGAACACCTCGGGCGTCCACGGCTCGCCCCTGGGCGCCGAGGAGGCGAAGGCCACCAAGGCCGCGATGGGCTGGGAGCACGGCGCCTTCCACGTCCCCGCGGAGGTGGCCGCGATCGCCGACGCCATCCGGGCGAAGGGCGCCGAGGCCTCCGCGGCCTGGCGGGAGCGCCACGCCGCCTGGGGCGAGGCCGAGCCCGAGGCCCGGGCCGAGCTCGAGCGCCGCCTGGCCGGGGAGCTGCCCGCCGGGCTCGAGGCCGCCATCCCGGTCTTCCCGGCCGACCCGAAGGGCATGGCGACCCGGAAGGCCTCCGGCGCGGTGCTCGGTCACCTCGCCGGGGTGATGCCCGAGCTCGTCGGCGGCAGCGCCGACCTCGCCGCGTCGAACAACACCTACCTGAAGGGGGAGGGCGACTTCGCCGCCCGGATGGAGCGGGCCCCCCGCAACGTGCACTGGGGCATCCGCGAGCACGCCATGGCCGCCGCCTGCAACGGCCTCTCCCTCCACGGCGGCGTGCGCCCCTACTGCGCCACCTTCCTGGTCTTCGCCGACTACATGCGGGGGGCGATCCGCCTCGGCTCGCTGATGCGTCAGCCGACGATCTACGTCTTCACCCACGACTCCATCGGTCTGGGCGAGGACGGCCCCACGCACCAGCCGGTGGAGCACCTCGCCTCGCTGCGGGCCATCCCCGGCCTGACGGTGATCCGCC comes from the Deltaproteobacteria bacterium genome and includes:
- the tkt gene encoding transketolase, translated to MGRFDDLDRLAITTLRALAIDAIEAANSGHPGAPLGLSPLGWLIFRHLRKHDPADPAWPDRDRFVLSAGHASMLNYGLLHLSGYDLPLEEIRNFRQWGSLTPGHPEVDHTPGVEITTGPLGQGLSTAVGMAMAERQLALRFNREGKTVIDHLTWVIASDGDLMEGVASEAASLAGHLQLGKLIAFWDDNSITIDGRTDITFTEDVERRFEAYGWHVQRVSDGEDLEALFEAAERAKADPRPSLIAVKTVIGYPAPKKQNTSGVHGSPLGAEEAKATKAAMGWEHGAFHVPAEVAAIADAIRAKGAEASAAWRERHAAWGEAEPEARAELERRLAGELPAGLEAAIPVFPADPKGMATRKASGAVLGHLAGVMPELVGGSADLAASNNTYLKGEGDFAARMERAPRNVHWGIREHAMAAACNGLSLHGGVRPYCATFLVFADYMRGAIRLGSLMRQPTIYVFTHDSIGLGEDGPTHQPVEHLASLRAIPGLTVIRPADANETREAWLAALASEGPVALALTRQNLPTLDRAAGLGDPAGTARGAYVLSEREGAKATLLATGSEVPLALEVQDRLAGEGVATRVVSFPSWELFAEQPADYQAEVLGAEGGLRVVLEAGIRQGWERWAGSNAAYVTLEHFGASAPAERLFEEFGFSVEKVAAVVKGRL